A section of the Verrucomicrobium sp. GAS474 genome encodes:
- a CDS encoding Rieske 2Fe-2S domain-containing protein, translated as MSNDSTSGGCCGGHDHSHDAVAPGAQPHTHVEGEGCCGGHDHDHGGHGHGASKPLFDGPIFKNDFERREFLKTAIPGAIAGAVLTVPIAGYMVLPSIEGNKHRFVSVGPIDKFVVGETVLVELANPDDFSWAGVTSKVAAWVRRESETDFIAFSVNCSHLGCPVRWLPKAKLFMCPCHGGVYNKDGNVVAGPPPKSLNRYEVRTEGGEVQLMTQPIFLA; from the coding sequence ATGAGTAACGATTCCACTTCCGGCGGCTGCTGCGGCGGCCACGACCACTCCCATGACGCCGTCGCCCCCGGCGCGCAGCCTCACACCCACGTCGAAGGCGAAGGCTGCTGCGGAGGTCATGACCACGATCATGGCGGCCACGGCCATGGCGCTTCCAAGCCCCTCTTCGACGGTCCCATCTTCAAGAACGACTTCGAGCGTCGCGAGTTCCTCAAGACGGCGATCCCCGGCGCCATTGCCGGTGCCGTCCTCACGGTCCCGATCGCGGGCTACATGGTCCTTCCGAGCATCGAGGGGAACAAGCACCGATTCGTCTCCGTCGGCCCGATCGACAAGTTCGTCGTCGGCGAGACCGTCCTCGTCGAGCTCGCCAACCCGGACGACTTCTCCTGGGCCGGCGTCACCTCGAAGGTCGCCGCCTGGGTCCGCCGCGAGAGCGAGACCGACTTCATCGCCTTCTCGGTGAACTGCTCCCACCTCGGCTGCCCCGTCCGCTGGCTCCCGAAGGCCAAGCTCTTCATGTGCCCCTGCCACGGCGGGGTCTACAACAAGGACGGCAACGTCGTCGCCGGACCGCCCCCGAAGTCCCTCAACCGCTATGAAGTCCGCACCGAAGGCGGCGAGGTCCAGCTCATGACCCAGCCCATCTTCCTGGCCTGA
- a CDS encoding cytochrome b N-terminal domain-containing protein, producing the protein MLKKTQKLVIDSLEWMEDRTGIWAMFGPVLTHLAPKDAKWWYVYGSATLMAFMIQVATGVALMFSYIPSGGQAYDSLKYIADVAPWGHLIRGMHYFGASAMILLIGIHMGQVFFHGSYKFPREMNWVTGIFLLAFTLGLGFTGQTLRWDSNAVWSIVVAAEQAARVPVIGHWLAHFILAGDNVNGATLGRFFTMHVFVLPALAIAGIGLHMVLVMRHGIAEMPNEEHPVIVETYREEYHARLEKTGIPFWLMAWRDSFFSLFVVLAVLAAAIWFEPPPVELPPDPSIIETSPTPDFYLKWYLAVLSLAQSDMEDYIILGAPAFLGILLFAVPFLSNSGHRSPSKRPWSVVALITAYLFVGGFWVAGEKMDWTPKVHPKPITAEFIGATEGPIWHGAQLFQDKGCYNCHQMGHDGGKKGPDLTFVGDRLKKDNLVIRINMGGVNMPGYAGNMEANDLRDLVAFLEDRKRKHSQHPEELHTGQKGID; encoded by the coding sequence ATGCTCAAAAAGACGCAAAAGCTCGTTATCGATTCCCTCGAGTGGATGGAGGATCGGACAGGCATCTGGGCCATGTTCGGCCCCGTACTCACCCACCTCGCGCCCAAGGACGCGAAGTGGTGGTACGTCTACGGCAGCGCCACGCTGATGGCGTTCATGATCCAGGTCGCCACCGGGGTCGCCCTGATGTTCTCCTATATCCCCTCCGGCGGGCAGGCCTACGACAGCCTGAAGTACATCGCCGACGTGGCCCCCTGGGGTCATCTCATCCGCGGCATGCACTACTTCGGCGCCTCGGCGATGATCCTCCTCATCGGCATCCACATGGGGCAGGTCTTCTTCCACGGTTCCTACAAGTTCCCGCGGGAAATGAACTGGGTCACCGGCATCTTCCTCCTCGCCTTCACCCTCGGCCTCGGCTTCACCGGCCAGACTCTGCGGTGGGACAGCAACGCCGTCTGGTCGATCGTCGTCGCCGCCGAGCAGGCCGCCCGCGTGCCCGTCATCGGCCATTGGCTGGCCCACTTCATCCTGGCAGGGGACAACGTGAACGGGGCGACATTGGGGAGGTTCTTCACCATGCACGTCTTCGTGCTCCCCGCCCTCGCCATCGCCGGTATCGGCCTCCACATGGTCCTCGTCATGCGCCACGGCATCGCCGAAATGCCGAACGAGGAGCATCCCGTCATCGTCGAGACCTACCGCGAGGAATACCACGCCCGCCTGGAGAAGACCGGAATCCCGTTCTGGCTCATGGCCTGGCGCGACTCGTTCTTCAGCCTCTTCGTCGTCCTCGCCGTCCTCGCGGCCGCGATCTGGTTCGAGCCGCCCCCGGTCGAGCTTCCCCCCGATCCTAGCATCATCGAGACCTCTCCGACGCCCGACTTCTACCTGAAGTGGTACCTCGCGGTACTCTCCCTGGCCCAGTCGGACATGGAGGATTACATCATCCTCGGCGCTCCCGCCTTCCTCGGCATCCTGCTCTTCGCGGTTCCGTTCCTCAGCAATTCCGGTCACCGCTCGCCGAGCAAGCGGCCCTGGTCGGTCGTGGCGCTCATCACCGCCTACCTCTTCGTCGGCGGCTTCTGGGTGGCCGGCGAGAAGATGGACTGGACCCCCAAGGTCCATCCGAAGCCGATCACCGCCGAGTTCATCGGCGCGACCGAAGGCCCGATCTGGCACGGCGCCCAGCTCTTCCAGGACAAGGGCTGCTATAACTGCCACCAGATGGGCCATGACGGCGGCAAGAAAGGCCCCGACCTCACCTTCGTCGGCGATCGCCTGAAGAAGGACAACCTCGTCATCCGCATCAACATGGGCGGCGTGAACATGCCCGGCTACGCCGGTAACATGGAAGCGAACGACCTCCGCGACCTCGTCGCCTTCCTCGAAGACCGCAAGCGCAAGCACAGCCAGCATCCCGAGGAACTCCATACCGGCCAGAAGGGGATCGACTAG
- a CDS encoding tetratricopeptide repeat protein, whose protein sequence is MAVGIGGMGSFPAAAATADKATDKAPAKEKEAEVKLDPWQEAFVTFKTGDAEKAAALCEAALKGEPNNVRFLMLYARSLAAQGKNEPAEATFRKAIALDPNSSAYRRQFGDFYYRLRRFDAAKPCYQEALQRGGETAELSLQLLYCAVGLGDAGEAERLASGTVFNAFDEATPAYYFAKAAVAQMKKRPDEVKPLMQQAETLYGHDLFLQYGRDYFFLFASKP, encoded by the coding sequence GTGGCCGTTGGGATCGGGGGGATGGGGAGCTTCCCGGCGGCGGCGGCCACCGCCGATAAGGCGACCGACAAGGCCCCTGCCAAGGAAAAGGAGGCCGAGGTCAAGCTCGACCCCTGGCAGGAGGCCTTCGTCACGTTCAAGACCGGCGATGCCGAGAAGGCCGCCGCCCTCTGCGAGGCCGCCTTGAAGGGCGAGCCCAACAACGTCCGGTTCCTGATGCTCTACGCCCGTTCCCTCGCGGCCCAGGGCAAGAACGAACCGGCCGAGGCGACCTTCAGGAAGGCGATCGCCCTCGACCCGAACTCCTCCGCCTACCGCCGCCAGTTCGGCGACTTCTACTACCGCCTCCGCCGCTTCGACGCGGCGAAGCCCTGCTACCAGGAAGCCCTCCAGCGGGGCGGCGAGACCGCCGAGCTCTCCCTCCAGCTCCTTTACTGCGCCGTCGGCCTCGGCGACGCGGGCGAGGCGGAACGGCTCGCCTCCGGCACCGTCTTCAACGCCTTCGACGAGGCGACCCCCGCCTATTACTTCGCCAAAGCCGCCGTCGCCCAGATGAAGAAGCGGCCCGACGAGGTGAAGCCCCTCATGCAGCAAGCCGAGACCCTCTACGGCCACGATCTCTTCCTCCAATACGGAAGGGATTATTTCTTCTTGTTTGCCAGCAAGCCGTGA
- a CDS encoding HAMP domain-containing sensor histidine kinase has translation MSFRFARFCISAISFGVTPHTSFEERKKMQILNVVLIAMIVGGGIRTVSNLYAHLWQPLPFNLFFMLGGCLSMGFILKKRFRTAAAVGLLTAALSFAATGWLFHNGREESLLLLIAIGSILFGSTALRYLFFAILGGLFIAVKISYRDLGDESHFLFVVNMVVFLFAYCWLLNIFHEIYNTYREEIDRKNASLQEANQAKNKIFSLISHDFLGPIGRLKSSLDFLDQDLISPADFKAYRQTLQQEVGHVIHSMRNTLNWSTEQLQRIEAIPETISLRAVADEALQLLSGIGKDKGVCFENRIPEDAQAWADRTQVVAIFRNLLSNAVKFTPSGGLVEIDGKKRTPTSGEWEISVRDTGVGMKPEQLEKLFAPGNYRSTPGTNRESGIGLGLRICHEFVGKNGGTITTESAPGSGTSIRFTLPAASA, from the coding sequence ATGTCCTTCCGCTTCGCCCGATTCTGCATCTCGGCGATCTCCTTCGGGGTCACCCCCCATACCTCGTTCGAGGAACGGAAGAAGATGCAGATCCTGAACGTCGTCCTCATCGCGATGATCGTCGGCGGTGGGATCCGCACCGTCAGCAATCTCTACGCCCATCTCTGGCAGCCCCTCCCCTTCAACCTCTTTTTCATGCTCGGGGGCTGCCTCTCCATGGGCTTCATCCTGAAGAAACGGTTTAGGACGGCCGCCGCCGTCGGACTCCTCACCGCCGCCCTTTCCTTTGCGGCGACGGGGTGGCTCTTCCACAACGGCCGCGAGGAATCGCTCCTGTTGCTGATTGCCATCGGCTCGATCCTCTTCGGATCGACGGCCCTTCGTTACCTCTTCTTTGCGATCCTGGGAGGCCTCTTCATCGCCGTCAAAATCTCCTATCGCGACCTGGGGGACGAGTCCCACTTCCTCTTCGTCGTCAACATGGTCGTCTTCCTCTTCGCCTACTGCTGGCTCCTGAACATCTTCCACGAGATCTACAACACCTACCGCGAGGAGATCGACCGCAAGAACGCCTCGCTCCAAGAGGCCAACCAGGCGAAGAACAAGATCTTCTCCCTGATCTCCCACGACTTCCTCGGTCCCATCGGGCGGCTGAAATCGTCGCTCGATTTCCTCGACCAGGACCTCATCAGCCCGGCCGATTTCAAGGCCTACCGGCAGACCCTGCAACAGGAGGTCGGCCACGTCATCCACTCGATGCGGAACACCCTGAATTGGTCGACCGAGCAGCTCCAGCGGATCGAGGCGATCCCCGAAACCATCTCCCTCCGGGCGGTGGCCGACGAGGCGCTCCAGCTTCTTTCCGGCATCGGCAAGGACAAGGGCGTCTGCTTCGAAAACCGGATTCCCGAGGACGCGCAGGCCTGGGCCGACCGGACCCAGGTCGTAGCCATCTTCCGCAACCTCCTCTCGAATGCCGTGAAATTCACCCCTTCGGGAGGCCTCGTCGAGATTGACGGGAAAAAGAGGACCCCGACGTCGGGAGAATGGGAAATCAGCGTCCGCGACACCGGGGTCGGCATGAAGCCGGAACAGCTCGAAAAGCTCTTTGCGCCGGGCAACTACCGCTCCACGCCGGGAACGAACCGGGAATCGGGAATCGGCCTTGGCCTGCGGATTTGCCATGAGTTCGTCGGCAAAAACGGCGGGACGATCACGACCGAAAGCGCCCCCGGCTCGGGCACCTCGATCCGCTTCACCCTTCCTGCGGCCAGCGCCTGA